The genomic segment gggaagagaggagaatcttgactccttgtttcagatttattattttatgatatatataacattaaaagaaaatgatatattataactatactaaagaaaggatttaatcagaaggctagcaaggaatgaaaaataatgataataaaatcttttggctgctcacagcctcgacacaggtggctgtcattggtcaGCAAGTAAAAACgatttcacatgctgggtaaacaattctccagatcacattccaaagcagcaaaacatggagaagctgaagcttctcagcttctgaggagaaaagatcctggcaaaaggatttttcataaaatatcatggcGACAaaactgggttttttgggggggtggcTTTTGGAAAGATGCTCCAGGTAATGGGCtcgcaggagggagggagggagctgagTAGGACTGATGGGAGCACGAGGGGGAACTTTGTGACACAGCCTGTGACTTCCAGTGTGTTGCTGCTGGCCCCTCCTCACTCACACCTGAGgtgaggagaagggaggagaTGACATGGAGGGGACAACGATCTCCCTGCTTGGGCAGAGCGGAGAAATGGGAATATCTGGGTGTCACcaggtgcaggcagcagcagaaggctgagctctgcctgctcctcccttggtccTGGACCTTCTGTGGTGGGTGCATCACCCACCACTGACCCTCAGGGAGGGTAGGTGAATGATGTCTCTGACACATCCAGACTCCAAAGCTCATGGCTGTGAACAGTGTGAACCTGGCATCTGGAGGTGTTTGTGATGAATGTGTAGGAAAGCCCTTTGAATTTGTCCTGTCAAAATTCCCTTTACATGTCTGTTCCCATTGGAAGATTGCTCCAGTCCCAGACTGTCCCAGTTCCTCCTCATCCCCACCACTGCACAGCTGGGGAGCCCAGCACACCTTCTCCTGAACAGATCAGAGCACTTGGAGAAGGTCCTGGACTGATGGCCCCAGGCACTGAGGTTTGCTGTCAATCCATGGGAGAGAGGTCCAGGGATCCCTCCTCATTCTCCACCCTTGGTCTTGGGGCAGTGGGTGGCAGCATCTGGAGTGTTTTGACTTCCTCCACACCAAACAGGCTGCCCCACATTAGCTCACAGCCCGTGTAACTTTGACATTCACAGGTGGTTGCATTCGCCTCGCTTTTCTTCATCCTGGTCTCCATCACAACCTTCTGCCTGGAGACACACGAGGCCTTCAACATCAACGTCAACGTGACGGAGACCCTGGTGGTGGGCAACACCACCACGGTGCTGCTGACCCACAAGGTGGAGACGGAGCCCATCCTCACCTACATCGAAGGGGTCTGCGTGCTGTGGTTCACCCTGGAGTTCCTGGTTCGCATCATCTGCTGCCCAGACAAGCTTCTCTTCATTAAAAACCTGCTCAACATCATTGACTTCGTGGCCATCTTGCCCTTCTACCTGGAGGTGGGTCTCAGTGGCCTGTCCTCCAAGGCTGCCCGGGACGTGCTGGGTTTCCTGCGGGTCGTTCGCTTCGTGCGCATCCTGCGAATCTTCAAGCTGACGCGGCACTTTGTGGGTCTGCGCGTGCTGGGCCACACTCTGCGGGCCAGCACCAACGAATTCCTGCTCCTCATCATCTTCCTCGCCTTGGGGGTCTTGATTTTCGCCACCATGATCTACTACGCCGAGCGGATCGGAGCCAAGACGTCTGACCCCACCGGGAACGACCACACTCACTTTAAGAACATCCCCATCGGCTTCTGGTGGGCCGTGGTCACCATGACCACCCTGGGTTACGGTGACATGTACCCCAAGACCTGGTCGGGGATGGTGGTGGGCGCCCTGTGCGCGCTGGCTGGGGTGCTGACCATCGCCATGCCCGTGCCCGTCATCGTCAATAACTTTGGGATGTATTATTCCTTGGCCATGGCCAAGCAGAAGCTgccaaagaagaagaaaaagcataTACCCCGTCCAGCCCAGCTGGACTCACCCACCTACGGCAAATCTGAGGAGAACTCACCCCGGAACAGCACCCAGAGCGACACATGCCCACTGGCAGTGGAGGAGGGGGTGACTGAGAGGAAACGGTCAGGTGAGACCTCAAAGGTGGGGCTGAGGGAGGGGGAGACCTCTAGGAGCTCTCAGGGCAGTTTGTtggtccctgtgtccctgaggATGGTGCAGGTGTGGCCCCCAGCTCTGGATGGGGGGTGTGAGGGTGTTGTTGGCCATGCTGGTGGAGCAGGACACTGCAGGTCGAATCCCCCATCCAGGCAGGGGGAAAGGCCACCTGCTTTCCCAAAATCCATATCCTTCTCTCCTAATGGCGCAGATCAAGCCACTGTGGTGGCTTTCAAGGTGCCCCTGCCTAACCCACCCCTCCCTCACAGTAAGAGGTAAGGCCACTCGCCCTACTCTCATGTTAGCCTGATCATTCCCTTGGCACagatttttcctttgctttctcccACCATAAATCAGGGTAACTTTCACCAAAATTGATAAATCCAGGGACATTCCCTGAGGTTTGACCCCACCTCCTCATTCATCTGCTGGCAGACAgaatccctgtgctgctgctccaaatCCTGAGCAAAACCAGTCCCTGGacatttctctctcttcttgGTCTCATGCACAGAGCTGAAGTTTGGGGGTTGGCCAGTCTTTCCTTAGGCTCAGCAgaaggcacagccccagctgtgggCACCATCCCCTGGCTAACTTTGGGGGTCTGTGTGAGCCCTGTCCCACTGTCAGTGCTGGCCctggtggctgctctgcccctTTTGTCTTGGTTTGCTGCCAGTGGCACCTCTGGGGTGTCTGGAACAGGAGGCACCATGGTGGGGTTGTGTCCTGCACCAACACTGAGGTGTTTAGCAGTGATGGGGTTTTCCCTGCTGAGGAAACAGAGAGCTTCAAGGTGCCCCAAACAGCTCTTTCCCTTTATAAATCTCCTTTTTCCACATGCCTGTGAATCCCATCTACCCCAGGAGtcctggcagcagggagcagccagagccaggAGCCCAGGCCAGGCCCTCACGTGGCAGAGCATCCTCTCAGCCAAGGAACCAGGGAGCCAGGGGACATAAATTAGCACTTCCCACCACCCCGAGCAGCCCGTTCCTCAGCAGTGTGAATTTTGGAGAGCTAATTCCCTCCAATTAGGGTGGGTGGATCTCACAAAACCTGGGGTGTTTCATGCCCAGCAGGTTTTATAACCCTCAGCAGGACTGGAGCTGCTTGGAATCGTATCTGTGTTTGTcctgtgtgaccgtgttcacaggggtctgaggaggATGGGAAGaaacgaggatctgactccatgtttcagaaggcttgatttattattttatgatatatattacattaaaactatactgaaataatggaagaaaggatttcatcagaaggctagctaagaatagaaaaacaaggaatgataacaaaagcttctgtcttggacagagagtccgagccagctgactgtgattggccattaattagaaacaaccacatgagaccaatcacagatgcacctgttgcattgcacagcagcagataaccattgtttacattttgtccctgagggttctcagcttctcaggaggaaaaatcctaaggaaaggatttttcataaaagatgtctgtgacagtccTGCTCCCCTGGCTGTGCTAAATGAGCGTGTCCAGGTGAAATCAGCACCTGAACTGGCTGGTGCTGCTTTGGGCCACCTGCAGCctgctcttctgcttcttgcatGCTCTGACCAGCCCCTCCTGGCCACCCTGAGCAGTTTGTGCTGTGGATTTGTGTCATGATCCATCCTTATGAACAGGGTTTGTGATGGTTCGTGgattgatctcagggtgcaaaaagaACCGACACGGCacagggggtttgcagtgataatcaaaaacatgcacctttattgaatggccacagcaaaatgcgatagagggattaagggagaggaaaataagagaaagagagagaaaagagagagaaagagagagagggataCAGCTACCAAACATAGAGatgaagtcctttggtccagtcgaGGATCCGCCTGTTACGTCggggagatctcaaaatctctagctaactcagaggtttttattatgataactCTATTGGAAATTGCGAAGCAGggggaaacagatacaataaggaatagatgtaacaggtagtccatgttctcagcagtaaatgagagccattgttttcttggtccagtggtcacaacctgcaggtgaacatctcgctttggtcagcttgcctccccctcACACCTCCCCTGggttgggggtttcagtcccagtccttggaaggagcagaggggccttttcacatgggggttTCATGTCTTTGATGGCGAGGCTccttacatctcagtctgtctgtcatgGCGGTTGTAAAAgaggtgagggtcttctgtgggggGATCACCTGAAACtcagaagtccagccaggctgagaggtgggacagcttcccAGGCTGTTGTTGCAAAAAGGCCTTGGTGCCCCCTTCTTATTCTCACTGGGCTCAGtgtagcatacagcaaacaacacctgtgaacAATAGCTTAGCACTGTGCTCAGGTCTCGGGCCTTTGGTGTGTGTGACTTTCTCCTACAGAGAGGACAGGGggctgtgaccgtgttcacaggggtctcaggttgagggaagagatgaggatttgactccatgtttcagcaGGCTTgagttattattttatgatatatattatattaaaactgtactaaaagaatagaagaatttcatcagaaggctagctaagaatagaataagaaggaatgataacaaaggtttgtggctcggactctctgtgtGAGCCAGCTgattgtgattggccattaattagaaacaaccacatgagaccaatcacagatgcacctgttgcattgcacagcagcagataaccattgtttacatttagtTCCtaaggcctctcagcttctcaggaggaaaaatcctaaggaaaggatttttcataaaagatgtctgcgacaggggggtcttctcttcagtggtccccaAATGACGctcgtgaggcagatgagggaaaattcagacAGACTCTCACAATTTACCAGCTGCTGATGGCTCTGTGgcacctccctccctccctgcagactCCAAGCAGAACGGGGAGGCCAACGTGGTGCTTTCGGACGAGGAGCAGCCGCTGTCCCCCATGGACGAGGAGCAGCGGCCGATGCGGCGCTCCAGCACCCGCGACAAGAACAAGAAATCCTCCACGTGCTTCCTGCTGGCCACGGGGGACTTCTCCTGTGCAGCAGATGGAGGCATCCAGAAAGGTAAAATGGTTGGAGGTGTGAGCAGGACACGTGGAGGTTGAGTGTAGATTTGTTGGGCTGACCCAAGACTGGTTCATCTCCATCCACTTGCCTGGCTGTCTTCTGCTCCCCAAACCCACATCTTCCTGCCCCTCCATCTGCTTCACCTCCACCCAACACATCTCTCGGTGCTGGCTCCACATTTTTTGttctcctccccaggcaccCCTGTTTGGGGTCTGTGACCTCCATTTGGGCTCTGTGACTCCCATTTGAGGTCTGTGACTCCTGCTTGGGATCTGTGACCCCAATTTGAGGTCTGTGACTCCCATTTGGGGTCTGTGATTCCCATTTGGGGTCTGACCCCCATTTGAGGTCTGTGACTCCTGCTTGGGATCTGTGACTCTCATTTGGGGTGTGTGACTCCCATTTGGGGTGTGTGACCCCCATCTGGGGTCTGTGATTCCCATCTGGGGTGTGTGACTCCCATTTGGGGTCTGTGATTCCCATTTGAGGTCTGTGACCCCTATTTGGGGTCTATGACTCCCATCTGGGATATGTGACTCCCATTTGAGGTCTGTAACTCCTATTTGAGGTCTGTAACTCTCATTTGGGGTCTGTGACCTccatttggggtctgtggctcCCATTTGGGGTCTGTGACTCCCATTTGGGGTCTGTGTCCCCGTGCTGGCTGCACTGCCCTCCCTGAGGGCACAGTGCTCCAACCTCTCCCCCTGCAGCTCTTCTCCCTGGGTTTCAACTCCTCATTTCTGGATGTTGTGTGTGGGACATCTCTCCTGGGGACATGATAAGGTGGTGACTGAAGGTGACCAAACAGTTTtcagtaggaaaaaaagaaaacccagactctttttccctgctctcccctgtGGTGGCTTTTGGTGGGTTCGAGGGTGGGGAGCTGAGATGTGTCAGCGCTGCcttgccagcagctctgggctgccagAAAGGCTCCTCTGGGCTTGGAACAGGAGCTGTGCTAAGTGTTGAGGTTTTCCATAGGAAACTGAGGGGGAGATGAGTCAGGAAAACACAAAACTCTTCTTCCCATGACAAAACAAAATCTTCTTCAACCTGGTCTGTAGGAGCATCGGGGAgatggatggagatgagagatctctgcagccagggctgggaacttgtgggttattgcaaagggcctgggtgcagggccctgctgggagctgccagccacagctggagcaggactgagagaagagaggggcagagaggatgagagggtgagagagtaaaagggtaagggagtaaaaggggtaagacagtgaggttcccattacaataccataaatcttcttctgtgctgaatattctaattctcactaaccaatctagtacaagatacaaaacCTATAGCACTTCCATACAGTCTATAAGAATCATTGCATCACCACACTGTGtcacattttaaaccctaaaaactcctctttgggccccctctgccaagctgtagggtctgctctgacccttgggcctgtctgcaagcagagggtgttgttccatcaaaaggggattaccttcagctggccacaccattgttttccagttgttcagtaactgaggtatctcaaagcttgctttcatttcaatctcgcttatagtttctatattctcaaaatcttttgccaggcaatcatgtttataaggctttcctgtttcatctttcCCAACAGTGGTATCAGAGTTCTCTGCTCCTTTGCCCATCCCTCAGCACTCCAGCCCCAGAAAGGATAAATCCAGAGCCCCAAAACACAGCTGCACCCTGGATTGGTGGGATAACTCTTAGGGCACAGCTCAGGTTCCCAGTTGTGCAGGGTTTTGTGTGTCCAGGCTGGTGTGGGATGCTGTAGCTGCAGAACTGACCTACTTCTACCTCCCTGGAACCAAGTGCTGCCCGTTgctcacagggagctgggaccaggcaggagcagggatgatGTGTTGCATCTCTGAGCTGCTCCCCAGGAGCTTTGAAGGGTTTGTTCCTTTTGATGGGACACAGGGAGGTGTTTGGGTGCAATCACATTTATCAGTAGTAAGAGCAGGTTGGTTGTTTCCTCCTGGGAAATCAAGGATTCCCTTTGGCATTGCTGCTCAGCCTCAGAAAGAGGGCAGAGAGGAACAGTTCTGCTCATCCTCGGGGTGCCATCAAATATCTGCTGGAAATGCCTGatgattttccctggaagtgcctTTTCCTGTTAAtgtggagaggagagagaggctTAGTCCCACTCCAGACTGGGAGGGGGAATGCTGAgctggagggatggaggagacAGATGAAACCAGAGCTGATTTTCCTCCTCAGCaaatgctggagccaggctTCAGCTGAGGCATTTGAATCTGGTCCCACTGAAGCCAGGAGAagtggagcagctctgagagctGAGGATCCAGAGCTGCTTTCACGCACTTGCAAATCCCATCCAGGAGATTTCTGTCCTTGTGtggtggcacagcagctctttgAAAGGGCACTGTGGTGATGCTTCTTGGGGTGTTCTGAGGTCTCCCCTGCAAATTTCAGAGTGCCTTTCACAATTTAAAACAGAAGCTGTGCACGGGTCACTCACCCCCATGTTGCTGGAAGGATACTGCACCTGAAGAAATCTGGATCTGCTGTCCAGAGGGGCTCCAGAGGTGCTTGAGACCTTTTGGGAAGGGGAACCTCAGTGCCCATGTCCTGCTTGGGAGTGGGACAGACGGTGGGAGGCTGTCCTGGGAGGTCAGGGCTGGCCTTGGGTGACCAGAGGTGTCCAGAGGTGACCAGAGATGACCAGAGGTGACCAGAGATGGCCAGAGGTGATCAGAGGTGACCAGAGATGGCCAGGGATGGCCAGAGGTGACCTTAGATGACCAGAGGGTGACCAGAGGTGTCCAGAGATGACCAGAGGTGTCCAGCAGTGACCAGAGGTGATCAGAGATGACCAGAGGTGTCTAGAAGTGTCCAGAGGTGACCAGAGATGACCAGAGGTGTCCAGAGGTGACCAGAGATGGCCAGAGATGACCACAGATGACCAGAGATGACCAGAGGTGTCCAAAGGTGACCAGAGGTGACCAGAGGTCACCAGAGATAGCCAGAGATGGCCAGAGATGACCAGAGGTGACCAGAGAGTGAAGCAGCCTCCAGCCAAAATCCCTTGGGAGCCACAGAGGCTCCTCTTGCCTGGGTCCTGATTTATCTCCTGCTGAGGCTGTTTGTTCTGGTACTGGGATGTTGGCAGCTCTGCAAATTGAGATGAGCTTGGTTCTGAGCCCGACTCTCAGATGGCCATCTGTCAGATCCTGGGACAGGTACTGGTGTCTGTGCAAGCTGTGGAAATCAGGGGAGGGAGCTGCTTTGGGAATGAGCTGC from the Zonotrichia albicollis isolate bZonAlb1 chromosome 28, bZonAlb1.hap1, whole genome shotgun sequence genome contains:
- the KCNC4 gene encoding voltage-gated potassium channel KCNC4 isoform X1, encoding MISSVCVSSYRGRKSGNKPPSKTCLKEEMGKGEESDKITINVGGTRHETYKSTLRTLPGTRLAWLADPDAQSNFDFDGKSNEFFFDRHPGIFSYVLNYYRTGKLHCPADICGPLFEEELTYWGIDETDVEPCCWMTYRQHRDAEEALDIFESPEPGGGAAGEEAEEEGGREMALQRLGMDDRPPGAAGAAGGGGCCRNWQPKMWALFEDPYSSKAARVVAFASLFFILVSITTFCLETHEAFNINVNVTETLVVGNTTTVLLTHKVETEPILTYIEGVCVLWFTLEFLVRIICCPDKLLFIKNLLNIIDFVAILPFYLEVGLSGLSSKAARDVLGFLRVVRFVRILRIFKLTRHFVGLRVLGHTLRASTNEFLLLIIFLALGVLIFATMIYYAERIGAKTSDPTGNDHTHFKNIPIGFWWAVVTMTTLGYGDMYPKTWSGMVVGALCALAGVLTIAMPVPVIVNNFGMYYSLAMAKQKLPKKKKKHIPRPAQLDSPTYGKSEENSPRNSTQSDTCPLAVEEGVTERKRSDSKQNGEANVVLSDEEQPLSPMDEEQRPMRRSSTRDKNKKSSTCFLLATGDFSCAADGGIQKDSCQDNTLASSYPQGEVVTFS
- the KCNC4 gene encoding voltage-gated potassium channel KCNC4 isoform X2, producing the protein MISSVCVSSYRGRKSGNKPPSKTCLKEEMGKGEESDKITINVGGTRHETYKSTLRTLPGTRLAWLADPDAQSNFDFDGKSNEFFFDRHPGIFSYVLNYYRTGKLHCPADICGPLFEEELTYWGIDETDVEPCCWMTYRQHRDAEEALDIFESPEPGGGAAGEEAEEEGGREMALQRLGMDDRPPGAAGAAGGGGCCRNWQPKMWALFEDPYSSKAARVVAFASLFFILVSITTFCLETHEAFNINVNVTETLVVGNTTTVLLTHKVETEPILTYIEGVCVLWFTLEFLVRIICCPDKLLFIKNLLNIIDFVAILPFYLEVGLSGLSSKAARDVLGFLRVVRFVRILRIFKLTRHFVGLRVLGHTLRASTNEFLLLIIFLALGVLIFATMIYYAERIGAKTSDPTGNDHTHFKNIPIGFWWAVVTMTTLGYGDMYPKTWSGMVVGALCALAGVLTIAMPVPVIVNNFGMYYSLAMAKQKLPKKKKKHIPRPAQLDSPTYGKSEENSPRNSTQSDTCPLAVEEGVTERKRSDSKQNGEANVVLSDEEQPLSPMDEEQRPMRRSSTRDKNKKSSTCFLLATGDFSCAADGGIQKGCGKSRSLSSIDGGAARRAPLASRCSSPCSLQHPCSPVPSIL